The stretch of DNA GGGTGTGAGCCATTCTTATTCAAGAGAAAAAGAAACCATAACCATTCCCCTCCCCCATAAATTGACGAAAGCCCAAAGGGACTGGTTGAAGCACGAGCACTCGGAAGCCTTGCTGGGAAGTATTCTTTTTCAGCTAATTTCGGACCCTGTGCGGGCGACGTCGTTACTGGCTTCTTTAAATAGCCAATCGCTGGATATTGAGGAAGCCCTATATCTTCAGGAAAAAATATTTCCCGAGAAACAACCAATTTCTACGTTTGAGGTTGGTGGTTTTGAAGAAACGGCGGCGGCTGTAGAAGAAGCACCCCCACCCATTGATTTGAATGATATGGATGATGATCTCAGCGATTTTGATTGGGAAAGTGCGAAATCATTAGAAGCACCACCGGTTGTTGAAGAGGAACCAGATGAAGAGGATGTTGAAGACCTGCTTGGCGGGTTTTTGGCGAATATGAATAAATGATGAAGCCAAGCGGCCAGACCTTGAACAAAGGGTCTGGCCGTTTGCATTTATTGGATTAGTGCTGTTTATTTGGCAGCCGTTGGCTTTGATGTGCCCTGCTTTGACGTTCTTTATTTTTCTCATCTTTTTGTTGTTTTTCATGTAAATCTTCAACGAATTCATGCGTACTTTTGTTATCCATCTGCAACATCCTCCTTTTGTAAACTGAACCATTGTTAGTGTGACCATATGTGGTGGAAATATGTAATCAGTCTAATTCCCTTCTTGTTTTTATATTAAGAAAAATGTTGGATTGAAATGGAGTCTGGGGTCATATGAATAAATAATAGGGATTTCCTACTGACAAGCAAATTTACTTGCCTTGAATGTTGAATAAACATTATATTCATAGTGGAAACATTCGCCAAAAATAAATCTATGAAACTATTAATAGAGGAACAGGGTGGTGGGTTGATGGAGCTGCCTGCTAATATTGTCCGCGCCGACGGCACGTTAAATGATGAATTAATCTTGAAAAAAGAACAACTCTATAAAGGGATGAATGGAAGGTTTGTAGAAAGATTTTATTTGTCTCCAACGATGAGCTATATTTTTAAACCTTTGACGAATAATGGTCAATTAGGGCAGGAGGTGTGGGTACATGAGAATGTCCTCCCCCAATTCCCTGCTATTTTTCCAAAAATTATTTCACATACTATCAGCGAGCAGCCAGAGTTAAACTGGATGATTCTTGAGGACCTTGGCGCACTCACCCATACCTTTACTGAGGAAAGTGTATTAGGTGTGATAAAGTGGGTGGCCTGGTGGCACTCTCTCTCGATTGATAACCTCGCTCATGTTCCGTCAGCAGGACTAAAGCCTCGTTTGGAAGATATCGTAACAGATGTGCTTCACATGAAGAATGA from Bacillus sp. SLBN-46 encodes:
- a CDS encoding DUF4023 domain-containing protein; protein product: MDNKSTHEFVEDLHEKQQKDEKNKERQSRAHQSQRLPNKQH